The following proteins come from a genomic window of Gadus morhua chromosome 11, gadMor3.0, whole genome shotgun sequence:
- the dscc1 gene encoding sister chromatid cohesion protein DCC1, whose amino-acid sequence MQRNDNMRTLEEVQATVEIAKLQEDDLQTTIHCLSFGENVLSADYCLMELDDTLCKHIEAGESLVIRGDKDEKAVLCTGDKTYDLKMADTSNLLLLVPDCKTPDQLSGSKDSPLVVQTQIWGFCSSYWELRKQRPRMKKLKQLLMENPYEGPSLRGQEDPESLYTMLDLLERIQASEQELLAQLETIHACQVDGYWRMLDFDYEMKLLGHVTQLVDSESWSFSKVPMETCLEELCPLEPREMIEHWLNCFGKRSTENERVFYALDEDKVCRATALLLLQNAVKFNLREFQEVWQQSVPEGMGTRLDQLRGYALVDRGSGPDTICLLRVEDLSEDTVERFNQLFALREKWTEADITPYIKDLCGEKQTTAALLTKYARSSTQNGVKVFNSRRPVAT is encoded by the exons ATGCAAAGAAACGACAACATGCGGACACTGGAAGAGGTGCAAGCCACCGTGGAGATTGCCAAACTCCAAGAAGATGATTTACAGACAACCATCCATTGTTTGAGCTTTGGGGAGAACGTTTTATCAGCCGACTATTGTTTGATGGAGTTGGATGACACGCTATGCAAGCACATTGAAGCTGGAGAAAG TCTGGTGATCCGGGGCGATAAAGATGAGAAAGCCGTGCTATGCACTGGCGACAAAACGTACGACTTGAAGATGGCCGATACATCAAACCTGCTTCTGCTTGTGCCGGATTGCAAGACTCCTGACCAACTGTCAGGCAGCAAGGACAGCCCTCTCGTGGTGCAAACACAG ATCTGGGGGTTCTGCAGCAGTTACTGGGAGTTGAGGAAGCAGCGGCCCAGGATGAAGAAACTGAAGCAGCTTTTGATGGAGAATCCCTATGAAGGGCCGTCTTTAAGAGGGCAAGAGGACCCAGAATCCCTG TACACCATGTTGGATCTGCTGGAGAGGATCCAAGCCAGTGAGCAGGAGTTACTGGCCCAACTCGAGACCATCCACGCATGTCAGGTGGACG GCTACTGGCGCATGTTGGACTTTGACTATGAGATGAAGCTTCTGGGTCACGTGACCCAACTGGTCGACTCCGAGTCGTGGTCCTTCAGCAAGGTTCCCATGGAAACGTGTCTGGAGGAACTCTGCCCACTGgagcccag GGAGATGATTGAGCATTGGTTGAACTGCTTTGGAAAGCGATCCACTGAAAATG AGAGGGTGTTTTACGCCCTGGACGAGGACAAAGTGTGCCGGGCCaccgcgctgctgctgctgcagaacgCCGTCAAGTTCAACCTGCGGGAGTTCCAGGAGGTGTGGCAGCAGAGCGTGCCAGAGGGCATGGGGACACGGTTGGACCAGCTGAGG GGCTACGCCCTTGTGGACCGTGGCTCCGGCCCAGACACCATCTGTCTGCTGAGGGTCGAGGACCTCTCGGAGGACACCGTGGAGCGCTTCAACCAACTGTTCGCCCTCCGGGAGAAATGGACCGAGGCGGACATCACTCCGTACATCAA GGACCTGTGTGGCGAGAAGCAGACCACTGCAGCTCTGCTCACTAAGTACGCTCGATCCTCCACGCAGAACGGGGTCAAGGTGTTCAACTCCCGACGGCCCGTCGCCACCTGA
- the mrpl13 gene encoding large ribosomal subunit protein uL13m isoform X2: MQPPGKIATMCSVRLQGKHKPIYHALSDCGDHVVVMNTRHIAFSGNKWEQKVYSSHTGYPGGFKQVTAAQLHLKDPKAIVKLAVYGMLPRNLLRHNMMQRLHIFTEDELPEDILANLTEELPQPRVVPRTLSQYTQEEKDAFPRLWTPPTDYKMK, from the exons ATGCAGCCACCTGGGAAAATAGCCACGATGTGTTCTGTCCGACTACAGGGGAAACACAAGCCCATCTATCATGCACTGA GTGATTGCGGAGACCATGTGGTCGTAATGAATACCAGACACATAGCCTTCTCTGGAAACAAATGGGAGCAGAAAGTCTACTCCTCCCACACAGG GTATCCGGGAGGATTCAAGCAAGTCACGGCTGCCCAGCTCCACCTTAAAGACCCAAAAGCT ATAGTTAAGTTGGCGGTTTACGGCATGTTACCCAGGAACCTGCTCCGGCACAACATGATGCAGCGACTACACATCTTCACGGAGGAC gagcTGCCAGAGGACATCCTGGCCAACCTGACGGAGGAGCTACCCCAGCCCAGAGTCGTCCCGCGGACCCTGAGCCAGTACacccaggaggagaaggacgcCTTCCCCAGGCTCTGGACCCC ACCGACAGACTACAAGATGAAGTGA
- the mrpl13 gene encoding large ribosomal subunit protein uL13m isoform X1, translated as MANFSRTAQQWATFSRSWFLIDAKMQPPGKIATMCSVRLQGKHKPIYHALSDCGDHVVVMNTRHIAFSGNKWEQKVYSSHTGYPGGFKQVTAAQLHLKDPKAIVKLAVYGMLPRNLLRHNMMQRLHIFTEDELPEDILANLTEELPQPRVVPRTLSQYTQEEKDAFPRLWTPPTDYKMK; from the exons ATGGCAAACTTTTCAAGAACAGCCCAG CAATGGGCGACTTTCTCCCGATCATGGTTTCTCATTGATGCTAAGATGCAGCCACCTGGGAAAATAGCCACGATGTGTTCTGTCCGACTACAGGGGAAACACAAGCCCATCTATCATGCACTGA GTGATTGCGGAGACCATGTGGTCGTAATGAATACCAGACACATAGCCTTCTCTGGAAACAAATGGGAGCAGAAAGTCTACTCCTCCCACACAGG GTATCCGGGAGGATTCAAGCAAGTCACGGCTGCCCAGCTCCACCTTAAAGACCCAAAAGCT ATAGTTAAGTTGGCGGTTTACGGCATGTTACCCAGGAACCTGCTCCGGCACAACATGATGCAGCGACTACACATCTTCACGGAGGAC gagcTGCCAGAGGACATCCTGGCCAACCTGACGGAGGAGCTACCCCAGCCCAGAGTCGTCCCGCGGACCCTGAGCCAGTACacccaggaggagaaggacgcCTTCCCCAGGCTCTGGACCCC ACCGACAGACTACAAGATGAAGTGA